The [Pantoea] beijingensis genomic sequence TAATGATCTGAAAAACGGGACAGGAAAAACATACTTCGATATTGTGCTGGAGATTATTGCCTCGCATCCGAATATTGAGTTTAGCGCGCAGTAAGCTGTCTGCACGTCCTGTTCACGCGGGCCGCGCGTTAGTCACATCGCCCACTTTAGTGACAACATAAGCGATACGACTTGAGATTGATAGTCTTGCCGCGCCTGCCATTCTATCGGCCGCGTGGCGAAACAATAGCGCAGGATAGTGAAGAGTTGCGATTAATACACTATTCTCAAGTCCCGCCTCAATTCAGGCTTTAAATAATTTACCGTCGCGGACCAATTCGCGCGGATAACTGTTTTTCAAGCGAGTGCTAACCTTCTTAGCCAGACCGATAGGACGTTGTTGATAAGTCACAATAACTTCGTCACGTGGCAAGGGCGCCGCAGGATAGATATCACGACCGCGATACCACTCTTCTGCTTCCGTTTCACTGAGTTCAACGCTATTGTCCGGCCGGGGTTGAGCCAGGGCGATAATGGCCTCATGCTGCCAGCGATATCCTTTAGGGAAGGTTTCGGCGAGTTTCAGTCCAATACGCGAGAAACGAACCTGACCGAACAGAGGGGTGATCGTTGTCGGGAATAACCAAACTTCTTTATCACGCAACCACGGGGAAAGCGCGCTATCCCAGATAATGCCTGCTTTATTGGCTGCAGCGCTAATATCATTGGCCTGCTGGCGGTTTGCTGGTGTGAAGGGGAACTGACCAACTTTATAGCCGGGTTTTTCCATCGGTGCTATAGACGCGGTTTTACGCAGGCGCGCAACAAAAAATCCTTCACTGTCGAAAAGGTGAGGAAAGACATGCAGAAAACCGTCGACGGTAAGTGCCTGTTCCGCGCCGTTGAACAACTGGGTGAGCGGTAATACCTGTACGGCCTCCGGATATTGCTGCAATAGCCAGTGCACGACCTGCTGATTCTCGGTGTGATTCAGTGTACAGGTTGAGTAGATCAGTACACCGCCGGGCTTGAGAGCATGAAAGGCGCTGTCGATGAGATCGCGCTGTGTTGCCGCAATATTAGCCGTGCTTTCCGGTGACCAGTTGCGTAATGCATCGGGATCTTTACGTATAACGCCCTCACCGGAACAAGGCGCATCCAGCAGAATGGCATCAAAGGTTTCAGGTAGGGCCGGGCCAAATACGCGGCCATCAAAATGTGTGATACCCGTATTGCTGACGCCGCAGCGGCTAAGATTTGCATGTAAGACTTTCACCCGACTGGCCGAATATTCATTCGCCAGGATGGCACCCTGATTAGCCATTTTTGCGGCCATTTGCGTGGTCTTTGAACCTGGCGCTGCGGCCATATCCAGTACCAGATCTGGTTGAGGCTGTGCATCAAAGAGTGCACTAACCGGCAGCATTGAGCTGGCCTCCTGGATATAAAACAGGCCACTAAGGTGCTCGGCGGTACTGCCAAGTGGCAGTGAGTCGGCGTCTTCTCGTGAAATCCAGAAACCATCTTTACACCACGGTATAGGCGTTAATGCCCAATGATAAGGCGCAACCTGCTTCAGGAAGTCATCTACGCTGATTTTTAAGGTATTAACACGCAGGCTACGGCGCAGTGGTTGCTGGCTTATCGCAATAAATGCGTCAAATGCTGCCGTATCAGGCAAGGCTTCACGCATGGTATTGAGGAAAGCATCGGGAAAGTAAACGGGAGAAGAGTGAGCCACTGACCGGGTTCCATACAAAAAAAAGTACGATGAGTGTAACACAGGAACGAAAAGGGTAGAAAAGCAGCGGGCGCAATGGACGCCCGCTGTAAACCAAAACTAGCGAGGAATTGCGGTTCCCCATTTACGCCACTCTTTGGGTTCTTCATCCTGAAGCAGGAAATGCTTGTTTGAAGTAGCTTGCGGTGCCAGCGGCACGGTCGGTGGTGTCGCAAACTGAATGCCACCACGAATAAACTGCTGCAGCGTTCCTGTTTTTACGACGCCGCCGATCAGACCAAAATCAAGGTTATAGCCGGAAGCCAGCCAGAAAACCGAATTATTACGCACCAGATGCTGATATTTTTTGCTGATACGCAACGTCACCTGTACCCGGTCCGCCATACTGCCGAGCGATGTTCCGGTAACGGTGCCGACCTCTATACCACGAAACAGCACCGGAGTGCCTATGGAAAGCGAACCTCCTTCCGGCGTATCCACGACAACACTTAGGCCATCAAGATAGCGCGCATCCGTAATGGTCGACTCCTGGAGTTCAAAGCTACGTGCTGCGCGTCCCTTGCCGGGATCGACATTAATATAAGGCTGCAGTAACGTTTCCAGATGGTTAACTCCGGTGGCGGATATCTCTGGGGAAACGACGGAAAAACGACTTCCCCAGCGGGCAAAATCATCAACATATTCCGGATAAAGAACCGCCTTCGCGATGACCTGATTTTTATCGGGATTCAGTGCCAGTGACTCTACCTGCCCAATATTAATGCCGAGATAGCGGATCGGCATACCTGCGGCGAGTTTGCTGGCATCAAAGGTTTGTAGTGAAATCTGGCTACCCACCGCGCGGGCGGCAGTTTCGGAAGCATAGAGCACCCGTTTCTGGTCGTCATTAAGACCCGCGCTGGCACCGCTCATGTTATCGAAGCTGATTGCCCCTTTCAGAGCGCGGTTAAGCGGCGAAGCCTGAACCGTCAGACCGCTGCCGTTGAGTTGTACGCGCGCGCCACCTTCGGCCCAAAAAACGCTATTCGGCGTCAGCAGCTTGCGATATTCAGGTTTGATATGTACAGAAACGTCAAAGGCATTAGCCTTAGGTGTGACATCAACAATTTCACCAACCTGAAATTTACGATACAGCACCACGGAGCCGGCCTGGATATCCGGCAGGCTGTTCGCGGTCAGCATTAGTGTTGTTGGTGGCCGATCGCTGATAATGCCTTCACGGGCTTTCTCCGCATCGGCGTATAGAGGATAGCTCTCTTTACGCTCACCTTTAGCACCGGGTTCCAGACGAATTCCGCCTTCTACCCATTCACTGGCGCTGGCACCTAAAACCTGCATGCCGTCGAGTCCGAATTTAACATCCAGACGGCTATTCATGATGAATTTACTGTCGCCATGCACCAACCGGCGGTATTCGGGAGCGATAGCAACCTCGAAGCTGACGCCTTTTTCATCTAACTGACGTTTGATAACCTGTCCAATCTTCATACCGTGCAGCATGATCGGTTGGTCAGCATCAATACCATAACTTTCGGGGGCGGTGAGCCTCACCGTTAATACATCCGGCTGTTGCAACATCGATTCACTACTGGCGAGTACCGTAAAGTGGCTTTGGTGCTCGCCTTCACCAGGTACCAGCTCCAACGTGTTGCCGGTCAGCAAACTGCTCAGACTGGTATCCTTCAGGCTGATTTTTGGGCTGCGCATCTCAATACGCGTACCGGTACGCATCAATCCCACGACCGAAGGATCGACCGTCATCTCGCCTTTGACCTTACCGCCAGGCTGTAATGTCAGCGCGGTGAGGGTGCCTACCTCAAGCCCCTGATACATTAATGGTGTACTGTTCGCTTTAAGATTTTTTCCATCTGGCAGGTCAAGAGTAATGCTTACCCCGCGCTGGCTATGGGCTAAATCAGGATAGAGCTCGTAATTTTGATCGGATTTTGCCTGTTCAGAGCCATCAGGCGAATCAAACGCCACGGCGCCGTTGACCAGTGCCGCCAGGCTTTCAAGCTGGACTTTCGCTCCGCCCAGACCGACGTCGGCTTTCACGCCGGAGACATTCCAGAAGCGACTCTCTTTTTTAACAAGATTGGTAAAGCGACGTTCGATGAGAATATCTACCGTGACGCCCTGATTTCCGGCGTTAATGCTGTAATCATAAACGCGGCCTACCGGGATTTTGCGGTAATAGACGACGGAACCCGTGTTGAGTGAGCCGAGATCGGCTGTATGAAGATGAATGAGCATCTCACCAGTGTTAACGCGGTATTTCGGTTGGGTGTCCAGCGCGACAAAGTTTTCTCGCGGCTGACCCTGACCCGGCATCATGCCAATGTAATTACCGCCAACGAGCGCATCAAGCCCGGAAACGCCCGCCAGCGAGGCTTTCGGGGTAACCAGCCAGAACTGGGTATTATCACGTAGCGCATCTTTCATATCGCTCTTGATGCTGGCTTTGATCTTAATCGTACGAAGATCGTCCGTCATGCTGATCCCCTGAACCAGACCAACCTCAACGCCTTGATAGCGAATTGGTGTTCTGCCCGGAACAATACCGTCAGCTGAAACGAAATCAATGGTAATCGTGGTACCGCGCTCCTGATAATTCGTCCAGAGCAGCCAGCCTGCAATCAGCAGCGCAATAAACGGTAGCAGCCAAAAGGGCGATATTCTGCGTTTATTACGCACCCGAGCTTTAGTCGGTGTAGTCGGCGTTTCCTGTTGCATGTGCATCCCAAAGTAATCGGCTATCCAGCCACTCAACGGCAAGGATAGTGAGAATAACCGCTGAGCCAAAGAAGAAGGCTGCCGGTCCCATGGTAAAAGCCAGAAGCTGATCGCGATTGACCAGCGACATGGTAAGTGAAATAACAAACAAATCCAGCATTGACCAGCGTCCAACCCAGCGTACCAGGCGTAGCAAACGCATGCGTGTTTTCAGACCGTGTTCACATTTAAAATGAATGCTTAACAGCAGCGTGAGCAGCACAATCACTTTTGTGAAGGGAACAAGGATACTGGCAATAAACACGACAGCTGCGATGGGGATATTATCCGAAGCCAGTGACAGTGTGCCGGAGAAGATAGTATCTTCCTGCCGCGAACCGTTAAGATAAATGATAGATATTGGCATCAGATTAGCAGGCAGCAGCAGTACTACGGACGCAATTAAGGCCGCCCAGGACTTTTGCAGACTTTGATGGCGGCGAAAATACAGCGGCGTGTGGCATCGTGGGCAGCGCCCATATCTATCCGGTGTGCCGGTAGAATGACAGCTCAGGCAAACCTGTAACTTCGACGTATCAATGTTGATGTGGCTTTCCGGCTGTGGGTAGAAGCGCTGCCAGAGTTGCTCAACGTTGAGATGAATAAGCGTAAGTAAACTGAGCAACGTCAGGGCAATAAAGGCGCTCAAACCCACACCTAACTCAAGATCTGCATAGTCCTGTACCTTAATGGCAGCAACGATGATACCGATCAGGTAGATATCCAACATTACCCACTCTTTCAGTCGATCCAGCATTAACAGTACCGGGCGCAAATTCATACCCAGCCGCTGACCAAAGAACAGATAGATAATGGCAAGCACCAGCGTGATGGGGGCGCCAACGGTGCAGAACGCTACCATCGAAGCCGTTAATACATCACCCTGTTGCGCCATTTGTATAATGCCACCCAGCAGGCTGGCGTTAATATTGGCGCCAAGAAGGCGAATATCGACCAACGATTGGCCAAAGGCGAATGGCATCAACAGTATCATCGTGGCAGCCATTGTTACCAGGCGCGCCATCGACCAGTCCCGGCCACCAGGAATTCTGGCATGGCAGCGTGGGCAATGTGCTGACTGGCAGGATTTCACATCCGGTAAGGAAAAAAGGGTATCGCATTGTGGACAACGCTGATAACGTTCACGGGGCAGGGCATGGCTGATGGAATGTATTTTCATATTATTATGATGCTGCAATGCCCATTTAGTACAGGTAATAAGCAGAAAGCGTTATCCGTTCAGGATACGCTGTCACGACGGTGAAGATTGAAGGTAAATGTTAATGTTAATGTTAATGTTAATGTTACAGTCTGTTTTACGACTAAAAGGTTATCTTATCTAACAGTATGATTCACCTTGTCTGCCTGGACAATTAATGCTTATTTTAACGGATGGTGCAACGGCAGGACACCATTCAATTGTATTCACAATGGTTAATGAATGAACAAACAAGAGTTTTATACGGATTTAGACCGTGATTTGCGCGCTTTGCTTACCGGCGAAACCAGTTTTCTCGCAATAATGAGCAATTGTAGCGCGCTTTTATATGAACGTCTTGAGGGTATTAACTGGGCGGGATTTTACTTGCTTACTGAAGCTAACACTCTGGTGCTTGGCCCATTTCAGGGCAAAATCGCCTGCGTGAGAATTCCTGTAGGGAAAGGCGTATGCGGCACGGCCGTGGCGGAAAAAAGCGTACAACGCGTGGATGATGTTCATGCTTTTCCGGGGCATATCGCCTGTGATGCTGCCAGCAATGCTGAAATTGTGCTGCCGCTGATGGTCAATGGCGAAGTTATTGGCGTTCTTGATATCGACAGCACGGTTTTTAATCGCTTCGATCAGGATGATGAAATGGGCCTGAAAACCCTTTGCGACGGGCTTTGTCAGGCCCTTTCCGGTAGCGATGTGGAAAAATTTATTCACATGAAACGCACCTAAAGCGCTGGATCACGTAGCAATTGCCGATGGGCTCATTATAATGTCGCCTGTTCATGCCTGCGCTGGTTGGCAAACCCGTTGTAATCAGGAAATTTCATGGAAAATCAACCTAAGTTGAATAGCAGTAAAGAAGTCATCGCCTTTTTGGCAGAGCGTTTTCCAAACTGCTTTAGCGCCGAAGGCGAAGCACGTCCGCTCAAAATCGGTATCTTTCAGGATCTTGTTGACCGTGTGCAGGGCGAAATGAGCCTGAGTAAAACTCAGCTCCGCTCTGCGCTTCGTCTTTATACATCCAGTTGGCGTTATTTGTATGGCATCAAGGTTGGCGCGTCGCGTGTAGACCTGGATGGCAATGCCTGCGGTGAGCTTGAGCAACAGCATGTTGATCACGCGCGCAAGCAATTGGAAGAAGCTAAAGCTCGTGTACAGGCTCAACGCGAACAACAGCAGGCGAAAAAGCGTGAAGCCGGTGAAGAAACAACGCCGCGTCGCCCACGTAAGCCTGCCGTGCGCAAGCCCGCTGCAGCCGCTGAAGGCGAACAGCCGCGTAAACCGCGTCCAAAGGCGCCGCGTCCTACTCAGGATCGTGCAGCTGCTCCGGTGGAGCATCAACCTCTGGCGCAGCCCGTTACCGATACTGCTGCATTACAAGTGGGCCAGAATATTAAAGTCAAAGCAGGTAAAAGCGCGATGGACGCGACCATTCTTGAAATATCAAAGGATGGCGTTCGGGTGCAGCTCGCTTCCGGCATGGCTATGATTGTGCGCGCAGAACATTTGCAGTTCTGAAACGGAGGCCAACCAGGGCATGAACAAAACGTTTAAAATGACAATGATTGCGGGCCTGCTGATGGCAGGCAATGTATTTGCCGCAGAAAATATCACGCGTGCGAACCAGATACCCCAACTGAGTCAGGAGCCGCAACATGCCACGGTTAGCGAGCGTGTTACCTCCCGCTTCACCCGTTCGCACTATCGCCAGTTTAAGCTTGATCAAGACTTCTCAGCCAAAATTTTCGATCGCTATCTGAATATGCTGGATTACAGCCATAACGTACTGTTGGCTTCAGATGTGGCGCAATTCTCCGATAAGAAAACGACGCTGGGTGACGAGTTTAAAACGGGGCAGCTACCGGTTTTTTATGACTTGTACAACCTGGCGCAAAAACGCCGATTTGAGCGCTACCAGTATGCGCTCTCTGTACTCAGTAAACCGATGAATTTTACCGGCAACGATACGATTGATATCGAGCGCGCGAAAGCGCCGTGGCCAAAAAGCGTGGCAGAGTTGAATGGGCTCTGGGATGCTAAAGTTAAATATGATGAATTAAGCCTTAAACTCACCGGCAAAGATGAGAAAGAGATCCGCGAGATTCTAACAAAACGTTATCAATTTGCTATCCGCCGTCTGGCGCAGAGCAACAGTGAAGACGTTTTCCAACTTGCGATGAATGCGTTCGCGCATGAAATTGATCCGCACACTAACTATCTTTCTCCACGCAATACCGAACAGTTCAATACTGAAATGAGTCTCTCTCTGGAGGGAATCGGCGCGGTATTACAGATGGATGATGACTACACCGTTATCAATTCAATGGTGGCTGGCGGGCCGGCAGCGAAGAGTAAAGCAATTACCGTGGGCGATCGCATTGTAGGTGTAGGGCAGCCGAATAAACCGATGGTTGATGTCATTGGCTGGCGCCTTGATGATGTTGTTGCGCAGATAAAAGGGCCGAAGGGCAGCCGGGTAAGGTTGGAAGTTTTACCTGCGGGTAAAGGCACCAAAACACGTGTAGTCACGTTAACCCGTGAAAAAATCCGTCTGGAAGATCGCGCAGTCAAAATGTCGGTGAAAAACGTCGGCAAGCAGAAGGTTGGCGTACTGGATATTCCCGGTTTTTACGTTGGGTTGACTGACGATGTTAAGGTTCAGCTACAAAAACTGCAGAAGCAAAACGTTGACAGCATCGTTATTGATTTGCGGACTAATGGCGGCGGCGCTTTAACGGAAGCGGTATCGCTTTCTGGCCTGTTTATTCCGAGCGGCCCGGTGGTGCAGGTTCGTGACAATAACGGAAAAGTACGTGAAGACAGTGATAACGATGGCATTGTTTACTATAAAGGGCCGCTGGTTGTTTTAGTGGATCGCTTTAGCGCCTCTGCGTCTGAAATCTTTGCGGCGGCAATGCAAGACTATGGTCGTGCCCTGATTGTGGGTGAGCCAACCTTTGGTAAAGGGACCGTGCAGCAGTATCGTTCGCTGAACCGTATCTACGATCAAATGTTGCGTCCTGAATGGCCTGCACTGGGCTCGGTTCAATACACCATTCAGAAATTCTATCGTATCAACGGTGGCAGTACACAGCGCAAAGGTGTTACGCCTGAATTGTTGATGCCGACCGGAGTTGAAGCGGTGGAAACTGGCGAAAAATTTGAAGATAACGCGCTGCCGTGGGATAGCATTAATGCGGCGACCTATGTTAAGACCGGCGATCTGAAGCCGCTGGAAGCGCAATTGCTGAAAGATCACAACGATCGCATTGCGAAAGATCCGGAGTTCCAGTACATCATCAAAGACATTGCGCGGTTTAATGCCCTGAAAGCGAAACGTAATATGGTTTCACTCAATTTCGCTCAGCGTGATAAAGAGAACCATGAAGAGGATGCACTGCGTTTAGAACGCATCAACGCCCGCTACAAGCTGGAAGGTAAAAAACCACTGGCGAATCTTGATGATTTACCGAAGGATTATAAAGAACCCGATCCCTATCTGGATGAGACAGTGAAAATCGCAAACGATCTGGCTCAACTGGAAAAATCAGTGTCTTCGGGTAATACCGTGACGAAATAAGCCATTTCCTTCCTGAAAAGGCACTGTTATCGCAGTGCCTTTTTTATTACCCGATGTGGCGTAATTATTCACACGATTCTGTTACTTTCTAAGCGTAACCATTATCAGTGTGGAAAGTGCGACAAAATGTAAAGTTATGTCTTTTTAAACACTTAAACGTTAAGGTCGCTTGAATTGTTGCCGCCAGCCCATAGGATATATATCCGTATAGCTGTACTCAATTAACCGAGGAAGATTAAATTTTATGATGCGTATTGCGCTTTTCCTGCTAACCAACTTGGGTGTCATGTTGGTCTTTGGGCTGATCCTCAGTCTGACAGGGATCCAGTCAAGCAGCGTGCAAGGCCTGATGATTATGGCAGGCCTGTTTGGCTTTGGCGGTGCGTTTGTTTCACTGCTGATGTCAAAGTGGATGGCGTTGCGCTCCGTGGGCGGTGAAGTGATTGAACAGCCGCGTAATGAGACGGAACGCTGGCTACTGGAAACGATCAGTCGCCAGGCACAGCAGGCAAGTATTGCGATGCCACAGGTGGCGATTTATCACGCACCTGATATTAACGCGTTTGCAACGGGTGCACGCCGTGATGCTTCGCTGGTTGCGGTTTCAACGGGTTTGTTGCAGAACATGAGCCGTGATGAGGCTGAAGCTGTACTGGCCCATGAAATTAGCCATATCGCAAATGGTGATATGGTGACCATGACCTTAATCCAGGGCGTTGTGAACACCTTCGTGATTTTTATTTCACGCATTATTGCGCAAGTTGCCGCTGGTTTTCTGTCGGGTGATCGTGAGGAAGGTGAAAGCAGCAATGGTAATCCGATGGTCTACTTTGTTCTGTCCATGGTACTTGAATTAGTTTTTGGTATCCTGGCCAGCATCATTACCATGTGGTTCTCGCGCCATCGCGAGTTTTATGCCGACGCCGGTTCGGCGAAACTGGTGGGACGTGAAAAAATGATTGCGGCGTTGCAGCGATTAAAAACCAGCTATGAGCCGCAAGAGGCCAGCAGCATGATGGCATTTTGCATCAATGGTAAATCTAAATCGCTGAGCGAGTTGTTTATGTCGCATCCAACCCTGGATAAGCGTATTGAAGCTCTCCGCAGCGGACAGTATCTGAAGTAACCGTGGTGTATCCCACCCGCATATTTAGCCGAATGGTGTGAGAGATAACGACGTGAAAAGCGACGCGATAGCGTCGCTTTTTTTATGTGGTCAGGAGCGGACTACCGTGGGTTGCATAAGACGCATAGAGCTAACAACGGCTGCCAGAGTGGAAAAACATCCGGCCAGAATCAGTGACGCGTGTGTACCGTGGCTGCCGGATAGGTTAAACATTAGCGCGACGAGTGCGGCTCCACTGCTTTGTCCGAGTAAACGCGCCGTGCCGAGCATACCACTGGCACCACCGCTACGGTGTCGGGGGGCGGAAGATATTATCGTGTGGTTATTGGGGGATTGAAACAGACCAAAACCAGCGCCGCACAGTATCATACGCCAAATGATATCCACATCACTCGGCGATGTGGGCAACAGCGCTAGCGCGAATAATCCTATGGCAAACACCGCCAGGCCTATCCCGCCCAGTAAGCCAGCATGGTAGCGCTCGATCAATCGTCCCGCGATCGGCGCCATCACCATGGTTGCCAGAGGCCAGGGCGTTAATAAAAGCCCGGTTGCCACCTCGCTACGGCCTAATACACTTTGTAGAAAGAAAGGTAAGGAAACCATGGCTAGCATTTGTGCGCAGAAAGAACAAACCGATGTGCCGATAGACAATGAAAAAACGGGAAGGCGCAGCAGGTCTACAGGAAGCAACGGAAAGGGCAGTTTTAGCTGCCGACGGATAAATAATGTTCCAATGATGAGTAAGGCTACAATCTCCGCTGCAATAATTTCTCCGCGCTGGCCTTGGGCAAAACCACTCAGTGCCGACAACAGTAAACCAAAAGTAAGTGCATTCATTATCGCGCCAGGAATATCAAATCGCTGACCCTGCGATTTTTGAGAATTATCCGGCAGGAAGCGTAATGCCAGCCACAGTGCTATTACACCGACGGGAATATTGATAAAGAATAGCCATTGCCATGAAGCTATTGACAGCACGGCGGCAGCGACCGTTGGGCCTGCAGCCGTTGACACTGCGACAATCAATGAATTAATCCCCATTCCTCGCCCAAGTAGCCGCTGTGGATAAATAATGCGGATGAGTGCGGTATTTACGCTCATCAACGCCGCCCCGCCAAAACCCTGCAACACGCGCGCAAAGGTGAGCATTTCAAGTGAGTTTGAGAGCGCGCAAAAAAGAGACGTACAACTGAAAAGCACCAACCCTGCCTGATAAATTCGACGATAACCAATGATATCGCCCAAAAAAGAGAGCGAAAGCAATGAAATGATAATAGCCAACTGATAGGCATTAACGATCCAAATGGATTCAGCCGGGCTGGCATTGAGATCGCGTGCGATTGTCGGCAGCGCAACATTGGCGATAGCGCCATCCAGTACGGCAACAGTAATGCCTATTGCGATAGCGATGATCGCGCCATAACGTTGGGGAACAGGTAAACCATCCATCTGAGGAATTTGCGGCATAATTGGGGAAGTCAATAGAGTGAATATCATCATGCTAATGATTTTTTTATCATAATGCACCGTCTTTAGCCGGGAAAGCACGCTTTGAGTGTATCGATACAATTCAACTGATTTCATTGCAGACTTTATTGATGAAATCGTATACTAGAAATAGTGTTCCATTTTTTGTAAAACAATTTTAGAAAGGTTAATCCTCATGGCTAATGCAGATCTGGATAAACAGCCGGATTCCGTCTCTTCCGTGCTTAAAGTCTTTGGTATCTTACAGGCGCTGGGCGAAGAGCGTGAAAATGGTATTACTGAGCTTTCGCAGCGCGTAATGATGTCCAAAAGTACCGTTTATCGATTTCTGCAGACCATGAAGTCACTGGGTTATGTTTCACAGGAAGGCGAGTCAGAGAAGTATGCGCTGACGCTAAAGTTGTTTGAGTTGGGTGCTAAGGCGTTACAAAATGTGGATTTAATTCGTAGTGCGGATATTCATATGCGTGAGCTGTCACGCCTAACCCGGGAAACCATCCATCTTGGCGCGCTGGAAGAAGGTAGTATTGTTTATATCCACAAGATTGACTCCATGTATAATTTACGCATGTATTCGCGTATTGGCCGCCGCAATCCATTACACAGCACAGCGATTGGTAAAGTGCTGCTGGCATGGCGAGACAGCGCAGAAACGCATGAAATTTTACAGGACGTGGAATTTAAAAGAAGCACTTCTCGCACGGTTGGTAGTGAAGATGAGCTGATGCTGGTTTTAGCGTTGGTTAAAAAGCAGGGCTTTGGTGAAGATAACGAAGAGCAGGAAGAGGGATTACGTTGTATAGCCGTGCCGGTATTTGAT encodes the following:
- a CDS encoding PqiB family protein — encoded protein: MQQETPTTPTKARVRNKRRISPFWLLPFIALLIAGWLLWTNYQERGTTITIDFVSADGIVPGRTPIRYQGVEVGLVQGISMTDDLRTIKIKASIKSDMKDALRDNTQFWLVTPKASLAGVSGLDALVGGNYIGMMPGQGQPRENFVALDTQPKYRVNTGEMLIHLHTADLGSLNTGSVVYYRKIPVGRVYDYSINAGNQGVTVDILIERRFTNLVKKESRFWNVSGVKADVGLGGAKVQLESLAALVNGAVAFDSPDGSEQAKSDQNYELYPDLAHSQRGVSITLDLPDGKNLKANSTPLMYQGLEVGTLTALTLQPGGKVKGEMTVDPSVVGLMRTGTRIEMRSPKISLKDTSLSSLLTGNTLELVPGEGEHQSHFTVLASSESMLQQPDVLTVRLTAPESYGIDADQPIMLHGMKIGQVIKRQLDEKGVSFEVAIAPEYRRLVHGDSKFIMNSRLDVKFGLDGMQVLGASASEWVEGGIRLEPGAKGERKESYPLYADAEKAREGIISDRPPTTLMLTANSLPDIQAGSVVLYRKFQVGEIVDVTPKANAFDVSVHIKPEYRKLLTPNSVFWAEGGARVQLNGSGLTVQASPLNRALKGAISFDNMSGASAGLNDDQKRVLYASETAARAVGSQISLQTFDASKLAAGMPIRYLGINIGQVESLALNPDKNQVIAKAVLYPEYVDDFARWGSRFSVVSPEISATGVNHLETLLQPYINVDPGKGRAARSFELQESTITDARYLDGLSVVVDTPEGGSLSIGTPVLFRGIEVGTVTGTSLGSMADRVQVTLRISKKYQHLVRNNSVFWLASGYNLDFGLIGGVVKTGTLQQFIRGGIQFATPPTVPLAPQATSNKHFLLQDEEPKEWRKWGTAIPR
- the yebS gene encoding membrane integrity lipid transport subunit YebS, with translation MKIHSISHALPRERYQRCPQCDTLFSLPDVKSCQSAHCPRCHARIPGGRDWSMARLVTMAATMILLMPFAFGQSLVDIRLLGANINASLLGGIIQMAQQGDVLTASMVAFCTVGAPITLVLAIIYLFFGQRLGMNLRPVLLMLDRLKEWVMLDIYLIGIIVAAIKVQDYADLELGVGLSAFIALTLLSLLTLIHLNVEQLWQRFYPQPESHINIDTSKLQVCLSCHSTGTPDRYGRCPRCHTPLYFRRHQSLQKSWAALIASVVLLLPANLMPISIIYLNGSRQEDTIFSGTLSLASDNIPIAAVVFIASILVPFTKVIVLLTLLLSIHFKCEHGLKTRMRLLRLVRWVGRWSMLDLFVISLTMSLVNRDQLLAFTMGPAAFFFGSAVILTILAVEWLDSRLLWDAHATGNADYTD
- a CDS encoding GAF domain-containing protein, with product MNKQEFYTDLDRDLRALLTGETSFLAIMSNCSALLYERLEGINWAGFYLLTEANTLVLGPFQGKIACVRIPVGKGVCGTAVAEKSVQRVDDVHAFPGHIACDAASNAEIVLPLMVNGEVIGVLDIDSTVFNRFDQDDEMGLKTLCDGLCQALSGSDVEKFIHMKRT
- the proQ gene encoding RNA chaperone ProQ, with product MENQPKLNSSKEVIAFLAERFPNCFSAEGEARPLKIGIFQDLVDRVQGEMSLSKTQLRSALRLYTSSWRYLYGIKVGASRVDLDGNACGELEQQHVDHARKQLEEAKARVQAQREQQQAKKREAGEETTPRRPRKPAVRKPAAAAEGEQPRKPRPKAPRPTQDRAAAPVEHQPLAQPVTDTAALQVGQNIKVKAGKSAMDATILEISKDGVRVQLASGMAMIVRAEHLQF
- the prc gene encoding carboxy terminal-processing peptidase, whose product is MNKTFKMTMIAGLLMAGNVFAAENITRANQIPQLSQEPQHATVSERVTSRFTRSHYRQFKLDQDFSAKIFDRYLNMLDYSHNVLLASDVAQFSDKKTTLGDEFKTGQLPVFYDLYNLAQKRRFERYQYALSVLSKPMNFTGNDTIDIERAKAPWPKSVAELNGLWDAKVKYDELSLKLTGKDEKEIREILTKRYQFAIRRLAQSNSEDVFQLAMNAFAHEIDPHTNYLSPRNTEQFNTEMSLSLEGIGAVLQMDDDYTVINSMVAGGPAAKSKAITVGDRIVGVGQPNKPMVDVIGWRLDDVVAQIKGPKGSRVRLEVLPAGKGTKTRVVTLTREKIRLEDRAVKMSVKNVGKQKVGVLDIPGFYVGLTDDVKVQLQKLQKQNVDSIVIDLRTNGGGALTEAVSLSGLFIPSGPVVQVRDNNGKVREDSDNDGIVYYKGPLVVLVDRFSASASEIFAAAMQDYGRALIVGEPTFGKGTVQQYRSLNRIYDQMLRPEWPALGSVQYTIQKFYRINGGSTQRKGVTPELLMPTGVEAVETGEKFEDNALPWDSINAATYVKTGDLKPLEAQLLKDHNDRIAKDPEFQYIIKDIARFNALKAKRNMVSLNFAQRDKENHEEDALRLERINARYKLEGKKPLANLDDLPKDYKEPDPYLDETVKIANDLAQLEKSVSSGNTVTK
- the rsmF gene encoding 16S rRNA (cytosine(1407)-C(5))-methyltransferase RsmF codes for the protein MREALPDTAAFDAFIAISQQPLRRSLRVNTLKISVDDFLKQVAPYHWALTPIPWCKDGFWISREDADSLPLGSTAEHLSGLFYIQEASSMLPVSALFDAQPQPDLVLDMAAAPGSKTTQMAAKMANQGAILANEYSASRVKVLHANLSRCGVSNTGITHFDGRVFGPALPETFDAILLDAPCSGEGVIRKDPDALRNWSPESTANIAATQRDLIDSAFHALKPGGVLIYSTCTLNHTENQQVVHWLLQQYPEAVQVLPLTQLFNGAEQALTVDGFLHVFPHLFDSEGFFVARLRKTASIAPMEKPGYKVGQFPFTPANRQQANDISAAANKAGIIWDSALSPWLRDKEVWLFPTTITPLFGQVRFSRIGLKLAETFPKGYRWQHEAIIALAQPRPDNSVELSETEAEEWYRGRDIYPAAPLPRDEVIVTYQQRPIGLAKKVSTRLKNSYPRELVRDGKLFKA